In the Stakelama saccharophila genome, ACGGCGAAAAATTCTCCGCCGTCAGCGATCATCCGATCCGCTTCGCGAACGACGAACGCGTCCGCGTGAAGCTCGTCAACGACACGATGATGGCGCATCCGATTCACCTGCACGGCCATTTCTTCGAGCTGGTGAACGGTGCCGGACATCTGCACCAGCCGCGCAAGCACACGGTGATCGTACAGCCCGGCGGCAGCGCGCAGTTCGACCTGACCGCCAACGAATATGGCGACTGGGCGTTTCACTGCCATCTGCTCTACCACATGCATGCGGGCATGTTTCAGGTCGTCTCGGTCGCCGCACCGGGAGAGCGGGCATGACGCGCGCCTTGCTCCTCCTTCCGCTGCTGTTCGCCGCGACGCCCGCTGCTGCACAGCATATGCACATGGACATGCCGATGCCGGCAAAGCCCAAGGCGGCGACCGGGCAGAAGGCCGCGCCGAAGCCCGCACCGATGCCGCCCGCAAAGCGCCGCACGCAGACGACGCCGGCGGCGAAGGCAAAGGCTCCTGCCGCGCCGGTTTCGATGGACATGCCGTCGGTCGCACCGCAGTCGTCCGCGCCCATGCAAATGCAGGATCACGGCGCGATGGACATGCCCGTTGCACCGACGACGGAAACACCGCCACCCGCCGCGGCGGGATCGGGTCCGCCGACCGCGGCCGATGCGATCTACGGCGCCGATGCGATGGCGCCGTCGCGCGAGACGCTTCGCCGCGAACAGGGCGCTCAGAAATATTTCTGGTTTATGGCCGATCGGCTCGAATACCGCGCGCACAAGGGCAAGGACGGATATCTGTGGGACGTCCAGGGCTATTATGGCGGCGACGTCGACAAGCTGTGGTTCAAGAGCGAGGGCGAAGGCGCGTTCGGCGGCGAGAACGAACAGGCCGAGGTTCAGGCGCTCTAC is a window encoding:
- a CDS encoding copper resistance protein B — translated: MTRALLLLPLLFAATPAAAQHMHMDMPMPAKPKAATGQKAAPKPAPMPPAKRRTQTTPAAKAKAPAAPVSMDMPSVAPQSSAPMQMQDHGAMDMPVAPTTETPPPAAAGSGPPTAADAIYGADAMAPSRETLRREQGAQKYFWFMADRLEYRAHKGKDGYLWDVQGYYGGDVDKLWFKSEGEGAFGGENEQAEVQALYSHAIGPWFDLQTGVRHDFAGPDRTDAVIGVQGLAPYMFEIDAAAFLSTKGELRGRIEAELDQRITQRLRLQPRAEINLSAQDIRERGVGAGIDTAEIGVRLRYEIAREFAPYIGVEQEWRVGNSADFARARGDDPSVTNFVAGIRLWF